A region from the Polaribacter sp. Hel1_33_78 genome encodes:
- a CDS encoding alpha/beta fold hydrolase gives MEKNKTLYKTFTELALKVVLTKGMDLLEAKKVVIQKFENHPFEKMIIGLIDDKELNVKEVNTLLYDCISVCEDFGPDRDYVTLEIVLKRIDDIVPLENGTNEVSQKVLKKFVDFVEVINRRIDAPPLFNMVLEGRCIIEWVTIFGIYPIIPKHKESKNKPVLLMPPYLGNDLSTTFVRNYLKSVGFITYKWDLGVNTINSKSLPKLIEKLDDIYERHQEKVSLVGWSGGGIFAKIIANRYPEKVEQLVTIGSPVWGVKNMKTPLVKILEFLRGRHLKERNAKFLKELELIPEVPITCIYTKTDGLLPWKHCMEAETLRHDINNIEVFGSHCGMGANASVLLTVANALNATITGKKPKGFLPKIESLFFPEFWEQKGLSKFKNLFVN, from the coding sequence ATGGAAAAAAATAAGACGTTATATAAAACTTTTACTGAATTAGCTCTCAAAGTTGTGCTAACAAAAGGTATGGATTTGTTAGAAGCAAAAAAAGTAGTCATTCAAAAGTTTGAAAATCATCCTTTTGAAAAAATGATTATTGGACTTATCGACGACAAAGAGCTAAATGTAAAAGAGGTTAATACTTTACTATACGATTGCATTTCTGTTTGTGAAGATTTTGGGCCAGATAGAGATTATGTAACCTTAGAGATCGTTCTTAAAAGGATTGATGATATTGTTCCTTTGGAAAATGGAACGAATGAAGTATCACAAAAAGTACTAAAAAAGTTTGTGGATTTTGTAGAAGTTATCAATCGGAGGATAGATGCTCCTCCCCTTTTCAATATGGTTCTAGAAGGAAGATGTATTATAGAATGGGTTACAATATTTGGTATTTACCCAATAATACCGAAACATAAAGAAAGTAAAAACAAACCTGTATTATTAATGCCTCCTTATCTAGGAAATGATTTATCTACAACATTTGTAAGAAATTATTTAAAATCAGTAGGATTTATAACATATAAATGGGATTTAGGTGTCAATACAATCAATTCAAAATCTTTACCAAAACTGATTGAAAAATTAGATGATATTTATGAGCGACACCAAGAAAAAGTTAGTCTAGTTGGCTGGAGTGGTGGTGGTATTTTTGCAAAAATAATAGCGAATAGATACCCAGAAAAAGTGGAGCAACTAGTTACAATTGGCTCCCCTGTTTGGGGTGTTAAAAACATGAAAACACCCCTCGTAAAAATTTTAGAATTTTTACGAGGCAGACATCTGAAAGAAAGGAATGCCAAATTTTTAAAAGAACTCGAATTAATTCCTGAGGTTCCTATCACTTGTATTTACACTAAAACGGACGGATTATTGCCATGGAAACATTGTATGGAAGCAGAAACACTAAGACATGATATTAATAATATAGAGGTCTTTGGAAGTCATTGTGGAATGGGAGCAAATGCTTCTGTTTTATTGACTGTTGCCAACGCACTAAATGCTACCATTACTGGAAAAAAACCTAAAGGATTTTTACCAAAAATAGAATCTTTATTTTTTCCAGAATTTTGGGAACAAAAAGGATTATCAAAATTTAAAAACCTCTTTGTTAATTGA
- a CDS encoding alpha/beta hydrolase, with the protein MSFTTNTYKTIDDVTIFYYKWPSNKDIALKGIIQISHGVGEHAGRYQPIAKTFQDAGYEVYANDHRAHGKSAKNDDFLGFYDGDDYFSDALNDMRQLTEIIKKEHPNKKIILFGHSMGSLLSREYAAKYGNDLEALILSGTASFMKRLGNFGLLSAKFLGKINGKHRSNELLKNLFFTQFNKKFKPNRTKVDWISRDEKQVDLFQEDPLRIEDFSLSIFLDILKGSKKVNSATTFVNTPKNLSIFIFSGDQDPVGEMGKGVSKVAAKYRRAAIQDLTLKLYKGGRHEMLNELNKIEVEKDLLNWLQQTIQA; encoded by the coding sequence ATGAGTTTTACGACAAACACATATAAAACTATTGACGATGTGACCATTTTTTATTACAAGTGGCCTTCCAACAAAGACATTGCTTTAAAAGGAATTATACAAATTTCACATGGAGTTGGCGAACATGCAGGCAGATACCAACCCATAGCAAAAACATTTCAAGATGCAGGTTATGAAGTCTATGCTAATGATCATAGAGCTCATGGTAAATCAGCAAAAAATGATGACTTTTTAGGTTTTTATGATGGTGATGATTATTTTTCTGATGCATTAAATGACATGCGCCAACTTACAGAAATCATCAAAAAAGAACATCCAAATAAAAAAATAATTTTGTTTGGACATAGCATGGGCTCCTTACTAAGCAGAGAATATGCTGCAAAATACGGTAATGATTTAGAGGCTTTAATTTTATCAGGAACTGCTAGCTTTATGAAAAGACTGGGCAATTTTGGGCTTTTAAGCGCAAAATTTTTAGGAAAAATAAACGGAAAACATAGAAGTAATGAATTGCTTAAAAATTTATTTTTCACACAATTCAATAAAAAATTTAAACCTAACAGAACAAAAGTAGATTGGATTAGTCGGGATGAAAAACAAGTTGATCTGTTTCAAGAAGATCCTTTAAGGATTGAGGATTTTTCTTTGAGTATCTTTTTAGATATTTTAAAAGGAAGTAAGAAAGTTAACAGCGCGACAACTTTTGTTAATACCCCAAAAAATTTATCTATTTTTATTTTTTCTGGTGATCAAGATCCTGTCGGAGAAATGGGAAAAGGAGTATCAAAAGTTGCTGCTAAATATAGAAGGGCAGCTATCCAAGATCTGACTTTAAAATTATATAAAGGAGGCAGGCACGAAATGCTAAATGAACTTAATAAAATAGAAGTTGAAAAAGATCTTTTAAACTGGCTGCAACAAACGATTCAAGCTTAA
- a CDS encoding wax ester/triacylglycerol synthase family O-acyltransferase — translation MAKKIIKDLLQDALDVSIQQVSGQDATFLYAESPSSPMHVATLTIVEGSIEFNDFKEIVASKLHLIPKFRKRLLNVPLNLDYPYWVDDPNFDIDLHINRLKLPDPSNWKTLREMTSAIFSSPLDLRRPLWSISFIEGLDEVSQVPKGSIAIVSKIHHVMIDGSSGVGIMGILFDKNKEDKNKKPAPTRPYEPEPLPDGISLLLKSSYGFFKNPLKVPKLIGETAFSLLKGKMKSQLNSKKSIHKNSFSTPKTIFNESVSPRRTWGTAILAFDRINTLRKIMDVSVNDLILAICAGGIRKYLEEKEKLPVQPLVANVPISIRVKGDKQKMDNQISNMLVKIATHIKDPIKRLEYIQEQTNMGKSRHKAVGAKALSKMADAVPFGLANLAAGLYTRYNIKEFHRPPFNVTITNVPGPQNPLYLKGHKIVGIFGLTPVLDGFGLIIAAFSYNGIVSITTTSDAKTMPDADKFSRYIRESANELEKIILTKGKQKTTTKIEKKKSMAFFSAFKKFLNEHEKLREQAIGQYDFQLDLNKNEANYQLEVLKDAVAIRKKKTVKPLVKIEIEDTTLFNLYKKKLLLEEVLIQERIKLSGTKKNTEKLTQLLSKFLEN, via the coding sequence ATGGCCAAAAAGATAATAAAAGATCTTTTACAAGATGCTCTAGACGTTTCTATTCAGCAAGTATCTGGGCAAGATGCAACATTTTTATATGCAGAATCTCCATCAAGCCCAATGCATGTTGCAACTTTAACAATAGTAGAAGGATCTATTGAGTTTAATGATTTTAAAGAAATAGTGGCTTCCAAGCTTCATTTAATTCCAAAGTTCAGAAAGAGGCTTTTAAATGTTCCATTAAATTTAGACTACCCTTATTGGGTAGATGACCCAAATTTTGATATTGATTTACATATCAATAGATTAAAACTTCCTGACCCATCAAACTGGAAGACATTAAGAGAAATGACTTCCGCTATTTTTAGCAGCCCCTTAGACTTAAGAAGGCCCTTATGGTCAATTAGTTTTATTGAAGGCTTAGATGAAGTTTCACAAGTCCCTAAAGGTTCTATTGCTATTGTCTCTAAAATTCATCACGTGATGATTGATGGAAGCTCTGGCGTTGGAATTATGGGAATTTTATTTGATAAAAACAAGGAAGATAAAAACAAAAAACCTGCTCCAACAAGACCATATGAGCCAGAACCTCTGCCTGACGGAATTAGTTTATTACTAAAAAGTTCTTACGGCTTTTTTAAAAATCCTTTAAAAGTTCCTAAATTAATTGGTGAAACTGCATTTTCTTTACTCAAAGGAAAAATGAAGAGTCAATTGAATAGTAAAAAGTCAATTCATAAAAATTCTTTTTCTACTCCTAAAACCATTTTTAATGAATCTGTATCTCCAAGAAGAACTTGGGGAACTGCAATTTTAGCTTTTGATAGAATAAATACGCTGCGTAAAATCATGGACGTTAGTGTTAACGATTTAATTTTAGCTATTTGTGCAGGTGGAATCAGAAAATATTTAGAAGAAAAAGAAAAATTACCAGTTCAACCTTTGGTTGCAAATGTCCCAATTTCTATTCGTGTAAAAGGAGATAAACAAAAAATGGACAATCAGATTTCTAATATGTTAGTTAAAATTGCTACGCACATTAAAGATCCTATTAAACGTTTAGAATATATTCAGGAGCAAACTAACATGGGTAAATCTAGACATAAAGCTGTTGGTGCAAAAGCCCTTTCTAAAATGGCAGATGCAGTTCCTTTTGGATTAGCAAATTTAGCTGCAGGTTTGTACACGAGATACAATATTAAAGAATTTCACAGACCACCCTTTAATGTTACCATTACGAATGTTCCTGGACCACAAAACCCTTTGTATTTAAAAGGTCATAAAATTGTTGGTATTTTTGGATTAACTCCGGTTTTAGATGGGTTTGGATTGATTATTGCCGCATTTAGTTACAATGGTATCGTTTCTATTACAACGACTTCTGATGCTAAAACAATGCCAGACGCGGATAAGTTTTCTAGATATATCAGAGAATCTGCAAATGAATTAGAAAAAATCATTTTAACAAAAGGAAAACAAAAAACCACTACAAAGATTGAAAAGAAAAAAAGTATGGCTTTCTTTTCGGCTTTTAAAAAATTTTTAAATGAGCATGAAAAATTAAGAGAACAAGCCATCGGCCAATATGATTTTCAGCTAGATTTAAATAAAAACGAAGCTAATTATCAACTTGAAGTCCTAAAAGATGCTGTTGCCATAAGAAAGAAAAAAACAGTGAAACCTTTAGTAAAAATAGAAATAGAGGATACTACTTTATTTAATCTTTATAAAAAGAAGTTATTATTAGAAGAAGTTTTAATTCAAGAAAGAATAAAACTATCTGGAACTAAAAAGAACACAGAAAAGTTAACACAATTACTGTCTAAATTTTTAGAAAATTAA
- a CDS encoding deoxyribodipyrimidine photo-lyase, which yields MKLSIHIFWFRRDLRLDDNCGLLHALKSDKKVLPLFIFDEEILNKLPKDDARVSFIHQQLEHINNQLTAIGSSLAIYHGKPIEVYNSLLEKYNIDTVFTNHDYEPYANKRDLEIKDFLASENIQFKTYKDQVIFERNEIVKKDGTPYKVYTPYSKKWLEAFHFKGIQFFPSEENLENFIQNKNHPFLTLEEVGFTESAIKVESFKVSTKLIDAYEETRNYPAKNSTSRLGTHLRFGTVSVRKMVDKGSKSNNITFLKELIWREFFMQILWHFPQTNKDSFKPKYDRILWINNEKNFDAWCKGETGYPLVDAGMRELNKTGFMHNRVRMLVGSFLCKHLLIDWRWGEAYFAEKLHDYEQSSNIGNWQWVAGCGVDAAPYFRIFNPTTQIQKFDKNLEYIKKWAPDFQELTYPTPIVEHKFARERCLKTYKEALQ from the coding sequence ATGAAATTATCAATACATATTTTTTGGTTTAGAAGAGACTTACGTTTAGATGATAATTGTGGGTTACTACATGCTTTAAAATCGGATAAAAAAGTCTTACCTCTTTTTATTTTTGATGAAGAAATTCTCAATAAACTTCCAAAAGATGATGCTCGTGTTTCGTTTATTCATCAACAATTAGAACACATCAACAATCAACTTACAGCAATAGGCAGTTCGTTAGCTATATATCACGGAAAACCCATAGAAGTTTATAATTCTTTATTAGAAAAATATAACATTGACACCGTTTTCACCAATCATGATTATGAACCTTATGCCAATAAAAGAGATTTAGAAATAAAAGATTTTCTAGCATCTGAAAACATACAATTTAAAACGTATAAAGATCAAGTAATTTTTGAAAGGAATGAAATTGTAAAAAAAGACGGAACACCTTATAAAGTATATACTCCCTATTCGAAAAAATGGCTAGAAGCTTTTCATTTTAAAGGGATTCAGTTTTTCCCGTCGGAAGAAAATTTAGAAAATTTTATCCAAAATAAAAATCATCCGTTTTTAACGTTAGAAGAAGTTGGTTTTACAGAATCTGCTATAAAAGTTGAATCATTTAAAGTTTCAACCAAACTTATTGATGCGTACGAAGAAACAAGAAACTACCCTGCAAAAAACAGTACATCAAGATTAGGAACTCATTTGCGCTTTGGAACTGTAAGTGTGCGTAAAATGGTTGATAAGGGATCGAAAAGCAACAACATCACTTTTTTAAAAGAATTAATTTGGCGTGAATTTTTCATGCAAATCTTATGGCATTTTCCGCAGACTAATAAAGATAGTTTTAAGCCTAAATATGATAGGATTTTATGGATAAATAATGAAAAGAATTTTGATGCTTGGTGTAAAGGAGAAACTGGTTATCCTTTGGTTGATGCAGGCATGAGGGAACTTAATAAAACTGGCTTTATGCACAATAGAGTTAGAATGTTAGTAGGTAGTTTCCTTTGCAAACATTTACTCATCGATTGGAGATGGGGTGAAGCTTATTTCGCCGAAAAATTACATGACTATGAACAATCTAGTAATATTGGAAACTGGCAATGGGTTGCAGGTTGCGGTGTTGACGCAGCTCCTTATTTTAGAATATTTAACCCTACAACACAAATACAAAAGTTTGATAAAAATTTAGAATATATTAAAAAATGGGCTCCTGATTTCCAAGAACTCACCTACCCTACCCCAATAGTCGAACATAAATTTGCAAGAGAACGTTGTCTAAAAACCTATAAAGAAGCGTTGCAATAG
- a CDS encoding SRPBCC family protein has protein sequence MKIYTLHKKQKLPISLDEAWNFLSNPKNLKIITPDYMSFNIISKINKPLYTGQIIQYIVTPLLGIKTKWVSEITHVENKKYFVDEQMYGPYALWHHKHFINEIDGGVEMEDIIDYKVPLGILGQMLHPILVKPKLEEIFAYRQTKLIELFGEYK, from the coding sequence ATGAAAATCTACACACTTCATAAAAAACAAAAACTACCAATTTCTTTAGACGAAGCTTGGAATTTTTTATCAAATCCAAAAAACTTAAAAATAATCACCCCAGATTATATGAGTTTTAACATTATTTCTAAGATAAACAAACCTTTATATACAGGACAAATTATTCAATATATAGTAACACCTCTTTTGGGGATTAAAACAAAATGGGTTTCTGAAATTACACACGTAGAAAATAAGAAGTATTTTGTAGATGAACAAATGTATGGACCATATGCACTATGGCATCATAAGCATTTTATTAATGAAATCGATGGCGGTGTAGAAATGGAAGATATAATTGACTACAAAGTGCCTTTAGGAATTTTAGGACAAATGTTACATCCCATATTGGTAAAACCAAAATTAGAAGAAATTTTTGCTTACAGACAAACAAAATTGATTGAACTTTTTGGTGAATACAAATAA
- a CDS encoding TspO/MBR family protein, with protein sequence MKQVKLTFLFLILNFGGLAIGSWLMNNGPMTDWYTNLNQASWTPPGWVFGVAWTSIMICFSLYLGKLFTKDYRSKLIFVFLVQFILNVSWNYTFFNQRLVLFGLITIVLLTSLIFYYFFKLSKNTSYYKFLLLPYMIWLCIATSLNLYILIHN encoded by the coding sequence ATGAAACAAGTTAAATTAACCTTTCTCTTTTTAATACTTAATTTTGGAGGGTTAGCCATTGGCAGCTGGTTAATGAATAACGGCCCAATGACAGATTGGTACACGAACTTAAATCAAGCTAGCTGGACACCTCCAGGTTGGGTTTTTGGAGTTGCATGGACCTCTATAATGATCTGTTTTTCCCTTTATCTAGGAAAACTTTTTACAAAAGATTACCGCTCAAAATTGATATTCGTATTTCTCGTGCAGTTTATTTTAAACGTTAGTTGGAACTACACTTTCTTTAATCAGCGACTCGTATTATTTGGTTTGATAACAATTGTGTTGTTAACATCACTGATATTTTATTATTTCTTTAAATTGAGTAAGAATACCAGCTACTATAAATTTTTATTGCTACCCTATATGATTTGGCTGTGCATTGCAACTTCATTAAACCTTTATATTCTAATTCATAATTAA
- a CDS encoding Lacal_2735 family protein, whose protein sequence is MFGLFKKKSELEKLQESYKKIMEEAYKLQSINRTDSDKKYLEADNVLKKIEQIQSKK, encoded by the coding sequence ATGTTTGGTTTATTTAAAAAGAAAAGTGAATTAGAAAAATTACAAGAATCTTACAAAAAGATAATGGAAGAAGCGTATAAATTACAATCCATTAATAGAACGGATAGCGACAAAAAGTATTTAGAAGCAGACAATGTTCTAAAAAAGATAGAACAAATTCAATCAAAAAAATGA
- a CDS encoding glutathione peroxidase yields the protein MNFYDIEMKSLQNKPILLSDFEGKFILFVNVASKCGFTPQYKGLEELQNTYKDNLVVIGVPCNQFGSQEPGSSSEIKEFCEVNYGVSFLITEKIEVKGTNQHPLYQWLTSKKLNSKKSSSVKWNFQKYLVSPDGQLIDYYFSITKPLNSKITKHLNS from the coding sequence ATGAATTTTTATGATATAGAGATGAAAAGTCTCCAGAATAAACCTATACTTTTATCAGATTTTGAAGGAAAATTTATCCTTTTTGTAAATGTAGCCTCTAAATGTGGTTTTACCCCTCAATACAAAGGTTTAGAGGAATTACAAAATACCTATAAAGACAATTTAGTTGTTATAGGAGTTCCTTGCAATCAGTTTGGAAGTCAAGAACCAGGATCGTCATCAGAAATAAAAGAATTCTGTGAAGTCAATTACGGAGTTTCTTTTTTAATTACTGAAAAAATTGAGGTAAAGGGCACCAACCAACATCCTTTATATCAATGGCTAACATCAAAAAAATTGAATTCTAAAAAAAGTTCTTCTGTAAAATGGAACTTTCAAAAATATTTAGTTTCTCCAGATGGACAACTGATTGATTATTATTTTTCAATCACAAAGCCTTTAAATTCAAAAATTACAAAACACTTAAATTCATAA
- a CDS encoding SDR family NAD(P)-dependent oxidoreductase: MKKILVIGGSKGIGNAIIKSLVDENLVINISRSAPLLSHTNLTHFSCDILSDDLPEIEAIDSLIYCPGSINLKPISRLKLEDFRNDFEINVIGAVKAIQYYLPLLKNGSKPSILLFSTVAAKLGMPFHASVAAAKSAVEGLTKSLGAELAPLIRVNAIAPTVTDTELASKLLRNERMIENITERHPLKKYLDPKEVADLAAFLISEKASSISGQIFELDCGIVSFKI, translated from the coding sequence ATGAAAAAAATTTTAGTTATCGGAGGAAGCAAAGGAATTGGAAATGCAATTATCAAATCTTTAGTTGATGAAAATTTAGTAATAAATATAAGTAGATCAGCTCCTTTGCTTTCCCATACTAACCTTACTCACTTTTCTTGTGATATCCTTTCGGATGATCTGCCGGAAATTGAGGCTATAGATTCTCTAATCTATTGCCCTGGAAGTATAAATTTAAAACCAATTTCACGCCTAAAATTAGAAGATTTTAGAAACGATTTTGAAATTAATGTCATTGGTGCAGTAAAGGCTATACAATATTATTTACCCTTATTGAAGAATGGAAGTAAGCCTTCTATTTTACTATTTAGCACGGTTGCTGCAAAACTAGGAATGCCTTTTCATGCAAGTGTAGCTGCTGCGAAATCAGCAGTAGAAGGTTTAACAAAGTCTTTAGGCGCAGAATTGGCTCCTTTAATTCGTGTAAATGCAATTGCACCAACTGTGACGGATACAGAATTAGCCTCTAAACTATTGCGTAATGAACGAATGATAGAAAACATTACAGAACGTCACCCTTTAAAAAAATATTTAGATCCAAAAGAAGTTGCTGACTTAGCTGCTTTTTTAATCTCTGAAAAAGCAAGTTCGATTTCAGGTCAGATTTTTGAATTAGACTGCGGAATTGTTAGTTTTAAAATTTAA
- the folE gene encoding GTP cyclohydrolase I FolE — protein sequence MITQVGLKQTEISEKLNGYSFEEVGDAHLFTGLHTPMKADAFKLSDHEKKERIALLFEEIMDVMGLDLTDDSLKGTPKRVAKMYIDEIFSGLNPANKPKVALFDNKYQYNQMLVEKNITFYSNCEHHFVPIIGKAHVAYISSGKVIGLSKINRIVQYYAKRPQVQERLTNQIATELKTILKTDDVAVIIDAKHLCVSSRGVEDDSSSTTTSYFGGKFENQSKIVELQNTLNY from the coding sequence ATGATTACACAAGTAGGATTAAAACAGACAGAAATATCAGAAAAATTAAATGGATACTCATTTGAAGAAGTGGGAGATGCTCATTTATTTACAGGTTTACATACTCCAATGAAAGCTGATGCTTTTAAGCTCTCTGATCATGAGAAAAAAGAAAGAATAGCTCTATTATTTGAAGAAATAATGGATGTGATGGGTTTGGATTTAACCGATGATTCTTTAAAAGGAACTCCTAAAAGGGTTGCCAAGATGTATATTGATGAAATATTTTCTGGTTTAAATCCAGCTAACAAACCAAAAGTTGCATTGTTTGATAATAAATATCAATACAATCAAATGTTAGTTGAAAAGAATATTACTTTCTATTCTAATTGTGAACATCATTTTGTACCTATAATAGGTAAAGCTCATGTTGCTTACATTTCTTCAGGAAAAGTTATTGGTTTATCAAAAATAAATAGAATCGTACAATATTATGCGAAAAGGCCCCAAGTACAAGAAAGATTAACAAATCAAATTGCAACAGAATTAAAAACTATTTTAAAAACAGATGACGTGGCGGTAATTATAGATGCCAAGCATCTATGCGTCTCTTCAAGAGGCGTAGAGGACGATTCATCTTCTACGACAACTTCCTATTTTGGAGGTAAATTTGAAAATCAATCAAAAATAGTAGAATTGCAAAACACTTTAAATTATTAA
- a CDS encoding TIGR03643 family protein, with the protein MDSTTTDRIIEMAWEDRTTFEAIEFQFGLKEQEVINLMRKEMKLKSFKMWRKRVQGRNTKHEKLRTFAEGRFKCTRQRSISNNSIAKR; encoded by the coding sequence ATGGATAGCACAACAACTGATCGGATTATTGAAATGGCTTGGGAAGATAGAACTACTTTTGAAGCAATCGAATTCCAATTTGGATTGAAAGAGCAAGAAGTTATTAATTTAATGCGCAAAGAAATGAAACTTAAAAGTTTCAAAATGTGGAGAAAAAGAGTTCAAGGCAGAAACACAAAACATGAAAAATTAAGAACATTTGCAGAGGGAAGATTTAAATGTACAAGACAAAGATCAATATCAAATAACTCAATAGCGAAAAGATAA
- a CDS encoding cryptochrome/deoxyribodipyrimidine photo-lyase family protein: protein MNINKEEIHIVWFKRDLRLQDNEAIQNALKANKRVLFLYVFENSLIEDPHYDTRHWNFIKESLVNLNADLKKYNTKILCVQTEVVSAFNQLFDSYFINTVFSHQETGLLTTYNRDKEFTRYCRNNSINWVENNNNGILRGLLNREDWFDKWDDYMYDSLITNQFNSKNFISIEEITKLEKYFHIVNLETPKHKYFQKGGTKTAWRYADTFFQKRHEKYMYNISKPSLARESCSRLSPYIAWGNVSIRQIFQEALKHKTEANKRHLGAFISRLRWQAHFIQKFEMEHTMENASINKGYQKLKKSISVKYQKAWEEGKTGFPLIDACMRCLQETGYLNFRMRAMLVSFFTHILWQPWQASSQHLSKLFLDFEPGIHFPQLQMNAGETGINILRIYNPVKNSLEHDEDGSFIKKWVPELAHLSIPFLHEPYLMTPLDEQFNNLELGIDYPKPIVDIKIARKKASDTLWNMKKNANVKKESLRILKKHTLSNRNSLLKNN, encoded by the coding sequence ATGAATATTAATAAAGAAGAAATACATATTGTTTGGTTTAAACGTGATTTACGTTTGCAAGATAATGAAGCAATTCAAAATGCTTTAAAAGCAAACAAACGTGTACTTTTCTTGTATGTTTTTGAAAATTCTTTAATCGAAGACCCACATTACGACACACGTCACTGGAACTTTATAAAAGAGTCTTTGGTAAATTTAAATGCTGACCTAAAAAAGTACAATACCAAAATTCTTTGCGTTCAAACAGAAGTTGTGAGTGCCTTCAATCAATTATTTGATAGCTATTTTATAAATACTGTTTTTTCTCATCAAGAAACTGGTTTATTAACAACCTATAATAGAGATAAAGAGTTTACCAGATACTGTAGAAACAACTCCATAAATTGGGTGGAAAACAATAATAATGGAATTTTAAGAGGTTTATTAAATAGAGAAGATTGGTTTGACAAGTGGGATGATTACATGTATGACTCTCTAATTACTAACCAATTTAATTCAAAGAATTTTATCTCTATTGAAGAAATTACTAAACTAGAAAAATATTTTCATATTGTAAATTTAGAAACGCCAAAACATAAATATTTTCAAAAAGGGGGCACAAAAACAGCTTGGAGATATGCCGATACTTTTTTTCAGAAACGCCATGAAAAATATATGTATAATATTTCAAAACCGAGTTTGGCAAGAGAAAGTTGCAGTAGATTATCGCCATATATTGCTTGGGGAAATGTTTCTATTCGACAAATATTTCAAGAGGCTCTAAAACACAAAACAGAAGCTAATAAAAGACATCTAGGAGCTTTTATCTCAAGATTGCGCTGGCAGGCACATTTTATACAGAAATTCGAAATGGAACATACCATGGAGAATGCTAGTATCAATAAAGGATATCAAAAATTAAAGAAAAGTATTTCTGTAAAATATCAAAAGGCTTGGGAAGAAGGAAAAACTGGATTTCCTTTAATTGATGCATGCATGCGTTGTTTGCAAGAAACCGGTTATTTAAATTTCAGAATGCGGGCCATGTTAGTTTCTTTTTTTACGCATATTTTATGGCAACCTTGGCAAGCCTCCTCTCAACATTTATCTAAATTATTTTTAGATTTTGAACCCGGAATTCACTTTCCTCAATTACAAATGAATGCGGGTGAAACTGGTATAAACATTCTTCGAATATACAATCCTGTAAAAAATAGTTTAGAACATGACGAAGATGGCAGTTTCATAAAAAAATGGGTCCCTGAACTGGCACATTTATCAATTCCTTTTTTACATGAGCCATACTTAATGACCCCCTTAGACGAACAATTTAACAATTTAGAACTTGGCATCGATTACCCAAAACCAATTGTAGATATTAAGATTGCGAGAAAAAAGGCAAGTGATACACTTTGGAACATGAAAAAAAATGCTAATGTGAAAAAAGAAAGTTTACGAATTCTAAAAAAACACACCCTTTCTAACAGAAATAGTTTGCTTAAAAACAATTAA